In the Catenulispora sp. MAP5-51 genome, one interval contains:
- a CDS encoding HIT domain-containing protein has translation MTTPDSPDDPNDAAGRQVQDGVGEPDGFQRLWTPHRMAYIKGENKPTGPDAGQDPFCRIPSLSDEDGLIIARGELVYAVLNLYPYNPGHLMVVPYRHVADYTDLTIPETAELADFTKRAMTAIRAASGAQGFNIGMNQGDVAGAGIAAHLHQHVVPRWGGDTNFMPAVGHTKVLPQLLGETRKLLADEWPVD, from the coding sequence ATGACCACGCCCGATTCGCCCGACGACCCGAACGACGCGGCCGGCCGACAGGTGCAGGACGGTGTGGGGGAGCCGGACGGCTTCCAGCGGCTGTGGACGCCGCACCGCATGGCGTACATCAAGGGCGAGAACAAGCCCACGGGCCCCGACGCCGGCCAGGACCCGTTCTGCCGCATCCCGTCGCTCAGCGACGAGGACGGGCTCATCATCGCCCGCGGGGAGCTGGTGTACGCGGTGCTGAACTTGTACCCGTACAACCCTGGCCACCTGATGGTGGTCCCGTATCGCCACGTGGCGGACTATACGGACCTGACCATTCCGGAGACCGCCGAGCTCGCCGACTTCACCAAGCGCGCCATGACCGCGATCCGCGCCGCCTCCGGCGCCCAGGGCTTCAACATCGGCATGAACCAGGGCGACGTCGCGGGGGCCGGCATCGCGGCGCACCTGCACCAGCACGTGGTCCCGCGCTGGGGCGGCGACACCAACTTCATGCCGGCCGTGGGTCACACGAAGGTGCTCCCACAGCTGTTAGGGGAAACCCGCAAGCTGTTGGCGGATGAGTGGCCCGTAGACTGA
- a CDS encoding thiol-disulfide oxidoreductase DCC family protein — protein sequence MDEGSFPKPVLIYDGDCGFCTRSVNVLKRLPIDAEVTAYQFTDLELYGTNPERASHEVLWVDPTGRIHGGAQAIARLLVSAGGVYAAAGYVLRTPPIRWIAAGVYRVIANNRQRMPGGTAACALPPAGRSRALPPPARGGASG from the coding sequence ATGGACGAGGGCAGCTTCCCCAAGCCGGTTCTGATCTATGACGGAGACTGTGGCTTCTGCACGCGCTCGGTCAACGTTCTCAAGCGCCTCCCCATCGACGCGGAGGTGACGGCTTACCAGTTCACAGACCTCGAGCTGTACGGGACAAACCCCGAACGGGCATCCCACGAAGTGTTGTGGGTGGACCCGACAGGGCGGATCCACGGAGGCGCGCAGGCCATTGCGCGCCTTTTGGTTTCTGCGGGCGGGGTTTACGCGGCGGCCGGCTACGTGCTGCGCACGCCGCCGATCCGCTGGATCGCGGCGGGCGTGTACCGCGTGATCGCGAACAACCGGCAGCGGATGCCCGGAGGCACCGCTGCCTGCGCGCTGCCGCCCGCCGGGCGGTCGCGCGCGCTGCCGCCGCCGGCGCGCGGAGGCGCGTCGGGCTGA
- a CDS encoding elongation factor G-like protein EF-G2, translating to MADKSGGQGGHAGAAGRVPTPSRPEQIRNVVLVGHTGAGKTTLVESLLAATGGVNRPGRVEEGTTVTDFDEVEQRQQRSVALALAPVEFEGIKVNLLDAPGYADFVGDLRAGLRAADAALFVVSAADGVDGSTRLLWEECAAVGMPRAVVVTKLDSARADFDEMVLICQRVFGDGVQPLYLPLLDDEEHVGGVIGLLTQKIYEYTDGEREERDSEEAHREGVENARNALIEGIIAESEDETLMDRYLGGEELDVDILVADLEKAVARGSFYPVLPYSAITSGAVATPPALGSIELLELMTKAFPSPLEHEVPPVTTPEGKPKGPLACDPEGPLVAEVVKTSTDPYVGRISLVRVFSGTLRPDLPVHVSGHGQEARGHADHDIDERVGALSSPLGKQQRGIDAGIAGDIVAVAKLLHAESGDTLSGKDDPMLIEQWLMPDPLLPIAIRAHAKSDEDKLSQSMSRLVAEDATLRLEMNPETHQLVLWCMGEAHMDLVLDRLKNKFGVAVDTVSHRISLRETFGGAARGHGRHVKQSGGHGQYAICDIEVEPLPSGSGFEFVDKVVGGAVPRNFIPSVEKGVRAQMERGVAAGYPVIDLRVTLYDGKAHSVDSSDMAFQTAGALALKDAAAKTSVLLLEPVDSLEILVADEYVGAIMGDLSSRRGRVSGSEPGENGRTIIRADAPEVEIGRYAIELRSLSHGTGTFTRSYLAHEPMPPQLASKMKSEAEQEE from the coding sequence ATGGCAGACAAATCAGGTGGACAGGGCGGCCACGCCGGGGCCGCCGGCAGGGTGCCGACGCCCTCCCGGCCCGAGCAGATCCGGAACGTGGTCCTGGTCGGGCACACCGGCGCCGGCAAGACCACGCTGGTGGAGTCGCTGCTGGCGGCCACGGGCGGCGTGAACCGGCCCGGCCGGGTCGAGGAGGGCACCACCGTCACCGACTTCGACGAGGTCGAGCAGCGGCAGCAGCGCTCGGTGGCGCTGGCGCTGGCACCGGTGGAGTTCGAGGGGATCAAGGTCAACCTGCTGGACGCCCCGGGCTACGCCGACTTCGTCGGCGACCTGCGCGCCGGACTGCGGGCGGCGGACGCCGCGCTGTTCGTCGTGTCGGCCGCCGACGGAGTCGACGGCTCCACGCGCCTGCTGTGGGAGGAGTGCGCGGCGGTCGGGATGCCGCGCGCCGTGGTGGTCACCAAGCTGGACTCGGCGCGCGCCGACTTCGACGAGATGGTGCTGATCTGCCAGCGGGTGTTCGGCGACGGCGTGCAGCCGCTGTACCTGCCGCTGCTGGACGACGAGGAGCACGTCGGCGGCGTGATCGGGCTGCTGACGCAGAAGATCTACGAGTACACCGACGGCGAGCGCGAGGAGCGGGACTCCGAGGAGGCGCACCGCGAGGGCGTGGAGAACGCCCGCAACGCCCTGATCGAGGGGATCATCGCCGAGAGCGAGGACGAGACCCTCATGGACCGCTACCTGGGCGGCGAGGAGCTGGACGTCGACATCCTGGTCGCCGACCTGGAGAAGGCGGTGGCGCGCGGGTCCTTCTATCCGGTGCTCCCCTACTCCGCGATCACCTCGGGAGCGGTGGCCACTCCCCCGGCGCTGGGCTCGATCGAGCTGCTGGAGCTGATGACGAAGGCGTTCCCCTCGCCGCTGGAGCACGAGGTGCCGCCGGTGACCACGCCGGAGGGCAAGCCGAAGGGGCCGCTGGCCTGCGACCCGGAGGGCCCGCTGGTCGCCGAGGTGGTGAAGACCTCCACCGACCCCTACGTCGGGCGGATCAGCCTGGTCCGGGTGTTCTCCGGCACGCTGCGCCCCGACCTCCCGGTCCACGTCTCCGGGCACGGTCAGGAGGCCCGCGGCCACGCCGACCACGACATCGACGAGCGCGTCGGCGCGCTGTCCAGCCCGCTGGGCAAGCAGCAGCGCGGCATCGACGCCGGCATCGCCGGGGACATCGTCGCGGTGGCCAAGCTGCTGCACGCCGAGAGCGGCGACACGCTGTCCGGCAAGGACGACCCGATGCTGATCGAGCAGTGGCTGATGCCCGACCCGCTGCTGCCGATCGCGATCCGCGCGCACGCCAAGAGCGACGAGGACAAGCTCTCGCAGTCGATGTCCCGCCTGGTCGCCGAGGACGCCACGCTGCGCCTGGAGATGAACCCCGAGACCCACCAGCTGGTGCTGTGGTGCATGGGCGAGGCCCACATGGACCTGGTCCTGGACCGGCTGAAGAACAAGTTCGGCGTGGCCGTGGACACCGTCTCGCACCGCATCTCGCTGCGCGAGACCTTCGGCGGCGCGGCCAGGGGCCACGGCCGGCACGTCAAGCAGTCCGGCGGCCACGGCCAGTACGCCATCTGCGACATCGAGGTCGAGCCGCTCCCCTCCGGCAGCGGGTTCGAGTTCGTGGACAAGGTGGTCGGCGGCGCGGTCCCGCGCAACTTCATCCCCTCGGTGGAGAAGGGCGTGCGGGCGCAGATGGAGCGCGGCGTCGCGGCCGGCTACCCGGTGATCGACCTGCGCGTGACGCTGTACGACGGCAAGGCGCACTCGGTGGACTCCAGCGACATGGCCTTCCAGACCGCCGGCGCACTGGCGCTGAAGGACGCGGCGGCCAAGACCAGCGTCCTGCTGCTGGAGCCGGTGGACAGCCTGGAGATCCTGGTCGCCGACGAATACGTGGGCGCGATCATGGGCGATCTGTCGTCCCGGCGCGGCCGGGTGTCCGGCTCCGAGCCCGGCGAGAACGGCCGCACGATCATCCGCGCGGACGCCCCGGAGGTCGAGATCGGGCGCTACGCGATCGAGCTGCGCTCGCTGTCGCACGGGACGGGGACGTTCACCCGCAGCTACCTGGCCCACGAGCCGATGCCGCCGCAGCTGGCCTCGAAGATGAAGTCGGAGGCCGAGCAGGAGGAGTAA
- a CDS encoding FadR/GntR family transcriptional regulator produces MSLRSIQPSPLVEQAAEQLREQITGGAWPVGTKLPGETTLAASLGVGRSTVREAIRALAGEGLLQPRQGAGVFVLATETRADLADHLRKASVGDLYEVRMMIETRAARLAAERRTPADAAALEAALERRTRAARRSDTEFIDADIALHTAVVAAAGNPVLTALFEQFVPTLRDGLADLVKRSGRADENLGHAAHAALVAAVVEGNPDRAETVVSEEIAATPLRRLI; encoded by the coding sequence GTGAGCCTGCGATCCATCCAGCCCAGCCCGCTCGTGGAGCAGGCCGCCGAGCAGCTGCGCGAGCAGATCACCGGCGGGGCGTGGCCGGTCGGCACCAAGCTGCCCGGCGAGACCACGCTGGCCGCGTCCCTGGGCGTCGGCCGCTCCACCGTGCGCGAGGCGATCCGCGCGCTGGCCGGCGAGGGGCTGCTCCAGCCCCGGCAGGGCGCGGGGGTGTTCGTGCTGGCCACCGAGACCCGGGCCGACCTGGCCGACCACCTGCGCAAGGCCTCGGTCGGAGACCTGTACGAGGTCCGGATGATGATCGAGACCCGCGCCGCGCGGCTGGCCGCCGAGCGCCGCACCCCGGCCGACGCCGCCGCGCTGGAGGCCGCCCTGGAGCGCCGCACGCGCGCCGCGCGCCGCTCCGACACCGAATTCATCGACGCCGACATCGCCCTGCACACGGCCGTAGTGGCCGCCGCGGGGAACCCGGTGCTCACCGCCTTGTTCGAGCAGTTCGTCCCGACCCTGCGCGACGGCCTGGCCGACCTGGTCAAGCGCAGCGGCCGGGCCGACGAGAACCTCGGGCACGCCGCGCACGCGGCCCTGGTCGCGGCGGTCGTCGAGGGCAACCCGGACCGGGCCGAGACCGTGGTCTCCGAGGAGATCGCGGCCACGCCCCTGCGCCGGCTGATTTGA
- a CDS encoding DEAD/DEAH box helicase, which produces MTLTDRLPATDDPDALFDAFSAWAGEQGITLYPAQEEALLEVVTGANLILSTPTGSGKSLVAAGAHFAALARYREDPTQRTFYTAPIKALVSEKFFALCAMFGADKVGMLTGDASVNPNAPIICCTAEVLANHALREGVEAGIGQVVMDEFHFYAEPDRGWAWQVPILELPKAQFILMSATLGDVTRFEKDLTRRTGRPTAVVSSGQRPVPLYYSYSETPLHETLEELLQTNQAPIYVVHFTQAAAIERAQALMSVNVCTKEEKAAIADMIGNFRFTAGFGKTLSRLVRHGIGVHHAGMLPKYRRLVELLAQAGLLKVICGTDTLGVGINVPIRTVLFTGLTKYDGVRTRQLKAREFHQIAGRAGRAGYDSAGYVVAQAPEHEVENAKRVAKAGGDKKKLSRVVRVKAPEGFVSWGKPSFERMVAAEPEPLTSSFQVSHAMLLNVISRPGDAFDAMRHLLEDNHEDRKSQLKLIRKAIAIYRALLAAGIVERLDTADEQGRTVRLTKDLQFDFALNQPLSPFALATLELLEPESPTYALDALSVIESTLDNPRQVLSAQQNKARGEAVAEMKADGIEYEERMELLEKVTYPKPLDEMLQAAYEVYKRSSPWVADYEVAPKSVARDMFERAMTFAEYVSFYTLPRSEGLLLRYLADAFKALKHTVPEEMRNDEVDDLIEWLGEMVRQVDSSLLDEWEELVNPGEETPAISPHNFDERPPPVTANARAFRVMVRNELFHRVELFALRKYDDLGELDAGSGWDSEKYYYAIEDYFDTHDELGTGPDARGPKLLVIDETPDDQPGKWLVRQIFDDPEGYHDWGISAEVDLAASDEAGTAVVVVTDVNQL; this is translated from the coding sequence ATGACCCTCACCGATCGCCTGCCCGCCACCGACGACCCCGACGCTCTCTTCGACGCCTTCAGCGCATGGGCCGGCGAGCAGGGGATCACCCTCTATCCGGCGCAGGAGGAGGCGCTGCTGGAGGTGGTGACCGGGGCGAACCTGATCCTGTCCACGCCGACCGGCTCCGGCAAGTCGCTGGTCGCGGCCGGTGCGCACTTCGCCGCTCTGGCGCGCTACCGGGAGGACCCCACACAGCGCACCTTCTACACCGCGCCGATCAAGGCGCTGGTGAGCGAGAAGTTCTTCGCGCTGTGCGCCATGTTCGGGGCGGACAAGGTCGGCATGCTCACCGGCGACGCCAGCGTGAACCCGAACGCGCCGATCATCTGCTGCACCGCCGAGGTGCTGGCCAACCACGCGCTGCGCGAGGGCGTCGAGGCCGGCATCGGGCAGGTCGTGATGGACGAGTTCCACTTCTACGCCGAGCCGGACCGGGGCTGGGCCTGGCAGGTGCCGATCCTGGAGCTGCCCAAGGCGCAGTTCATCCTGATGTCGGCCACGCTCGGCGACGTCACCCGCTTCGAGAAGGACCTCACCCGGCGCACCGGCCGCCCGACGGCGGTGGTCTCCTCCGGGCAGCGTCCGGTGCCGCTGTACTACTCCTACTCCGAGACGCCGCTGCACGAGACGCTCGAGGAGCTCCTGCAGACCAACCAGGCGCCGATCTACGTCGTGCACTTCACCCAGGCCGCGGCCATCGAGCGCGCGCAGGCGCTGATGAGCGTGAACGTGTGCACCAAGGAGGAGAAGGCCGCGATCGCCGACATGATCGGCAACTTCCGGTTCACCGCGGGCTTCGGCAAGACGCTCTCGCGGCTGGTCCGGCACGGCATCGGCGTGCACCACGCCGGCATGCTGCCGAAGTACCGCCGCCTGGTGGAGCTGCTGGCGCAGGCCGGCCTGCTGAAGGTGATCTGCGGCACCGACACCCTCGGCGTCGGGATCAACGTGCCGATCCGCACCGTGCTGTTCACCGGCCTGACCAAGTACGACGGCGTGCGGACCCGCCAGCTCAAGGCCCGCGAGTTCCACCAGATCGCCGGCCGGGCCGGCCGCGCCGGCTACGACAGCGCCGGATATGTCGTGGCTCAGGCGCCCGAGCACGAGGTGGAGAACGCCAAGCGCGTCGCCAAGGCCGGCGGCGACAAGAAGAAGCTCTCGCGGGTGGTCCGGGTCAAGGCGCCGGAGGGCTTCGTGTCCTGGGGCAAGCCCAGCTTCGAGCGCATGGTCGCCGCCGAGCCGGAGCCGCTGACCTCCAGCTTCCAGGTCAGCCACGCGATGCTGCTGAACGTCATCAGCCGCCCCGGCGACGCCTTCGACGCGATGCGGCACCTGCTGGAGGACAACCACGAGGACCGCAAGTCCCAGCTGAAGCTGATCCGCAAGGCCATCGCCATCTACCGCGCGCTGCTGGCCGCCGGGATCGTCGAGCGCCTCGACACAGCCGACGAGCAGGGCCGGACCGTGCGCCTGACCAAGGACCTGCAGTTCGACTTCGCGCTGAACCAGCCGCTGTCGCCGTTCGCGCTGGCCACGCTGGAGCTGCTGGAGCCGGAGTCGCCGACCTACGCGCTGGACGCGCTGTCGGTCATCGAGTCGACGCTGGACAACCCGCGCCAGGTGCTGTCCGCGCAGCAGAACAAGGCACGCGGCGAGGCGGTCGCGGAAATGAAGGCGGACGGGATCGAGTACGAGGAGCGCATGGAGCTCCTGGAGAAGGTCACCTATCCCAAGCCGCTGGACGAGATGCTCCAGGCCGCCTACGAGGTCTACAAGCGCAGCTCCCCATGGGTCGCCGACTACGAGGTCGCCCCGAAGTCCGTCGCGCGGGACATGTTCGAGCGCGCTATGACGTTCGCGGAGTACGTGAGCTTCTATACGCTCCCCCGCTCTGAAGGCCTCCTGCTGCGCTACCTCGCGGACGCCTTCAAGGCGCTGAAGCACACAGTGCCCGAGGAGATGCGCAACGACGAGGTCGACGACCTCATCGAGTGGCTCGGCGAGATGGTCCGGCAGGTCGACTCCTCGCTGCTCGACGAGTGGGAGGAACTCGTCAACCCCGGCGAGGAGACCCCCGCGATCTCCCCGCACAACTTCGACGAGCGCCCGCCGCCGGTCACCGCGAACGCCCGCGCGTTCCGGGTCATGGTCCGCAACGAGCTGTTCCACCGCGTCGAGCTGTTCGCGCTGCGCAAGTACGACGACCTCGGCGAGCTGGACGCGGGCTCGGGCTGGGACTCCGAGAAGTACTACTACGCGATCGAGGACTACTTCGACACCCACGACGAGCTCGGCACCGGCCCGGACGCCCGCGGCCCGAAGCTGCTGGTGATCGACGAGACACCGGACGACCAGCCCGGCAAATGGCTGGTCCGGCAGATCTTCGACGACCCCGAGGGCTACCACGACTGGGGCATCAGCGCCGAGGTCGACCTGGCCGCCAGCGACGAGGCCGGGACCGCCGTGGTGGTCGTCACGGATGTGAACCAGCTGTAG